The following DNA comes from Streptomyces sp. NBC_00102.
TTCCGGGAGTGCCCGACGAAGGGCAGGAGACAGTCCGTCAGCTGCTGAACGGCAACCGTACTGCCGACCTGTTCGTCAGGTTCCTCGATGAAGCGACCCGGTGGGACAACGTCGGTGTCTACGGCATCAAGAGCAAGAACGCGCTGCCCGACGCTCCCCTGGACTACAGCCGCTACCTTCGCCTGCGTCGCCAGGGATCTCAGTTCGGCGGTTTTGCCTACGTATACGCCGGATCCAGCACCATCAATCTTCGGCTCGCCTACAGCCAGCAGCAGCTCAACGACCTGGGAGTCACCACTGCACGGATTCTCACCACCGGGTACCCCGCATACCGCGTCAGCGTAGACCTCATCGGAGAGGCGCCCCTGGCCGACGCCCTGCGGCTGGCCCAGCTCGCCTACAACGCCACGTGACCCAGACCTTCAGCAGTCCCAGGCTGACGAGGAGAGGCGACATGGACCTGCGGCCCCTCCAGCGACAGGCCGTCGACGCGGCCCTCCGGGTCCTCGAACCTCCCGACCGAACACTCCTGCCCGAGCGAGGGCTGCGGACTCAGGTCGTCATGGCGACCGGATCCGGTAAGACCCTCGTGGCCGCCCGCGTCGCCGAAGAACTCCACGCGGGCCGCGTGCTGGTGCTCGTGCCCTCGCTGGACCTGCTCGCCCAGACCGAGGCCGCGTGGCGCGAGGGGGGCCGCCGGGGGCCGATGATCGGGGTGTCCTCGCTGCGGGGTGAGGAGGTGTCCTTCCCCAACACCACGGACGTGGACGAGCTGGTGGAGTGGACGCGGGGCCTGGACAAGGTCACCGTGTACGCCACGTACGCCAGCCTCGGACTGGGCACGCTGGAACGGGCGCACGCCGGGGGCCTCGCGGCCTGGGACCTGATCGTCGTGGACGAAGCCCACCGCGTTTCGGGCCGGATCGGGAAGCCGTGGGCCGTCGTCCACGACAACCAGAAGATCCCGTCCCTGCGCCGCCTCTACATGACGGCCACGCCCCGGCTCTGGCAGCTCGGGGACGAGGACGAGGCCGGCGCCCCCGGCGAGCTGGTCGCGAGCATGGACGACGACCCCGAGGGCCCCTTCGGCAGCCGCTGCTTCACCCTGACGCTCTCAGAGGCCATCGACCGGGGCATCTGTGCCCGCTACCAGGTCGTGTGCGTCGACGTCACCGACACCGCGCTCCAGGCCGCGCAGCTCCTGGGCGCGGAGAGCCGGTCGGCAGAGGTCCGCGGGGCCCGGCTCGCCGCGCTCCAGACCGCCCTGGTGAAGGCGTCGGCGGAGGAGAACTTCCGGCGCACGCTCGTCTTCCACCACGTCGTCAAGGAAGCCGAAGCCTTCGCGGCCGGCCTCCCGGACGTCGCCGCGCAGCTGCACGCATCCGACCCGGAGCTGTACCCGAAGACGATCTGGGCGGACTGGCTGTGTGGGGACCACAAGCCGCTCCACCGGCGCCGGCTGCTCGGGGAGTTCGCGGCGGGGATCGCCGCGGACGGCGCCGTGGTGGAGAAGTGCTTCCTGTGCTCGGTGAAGGTCCTGGGCGAGGGCGTCGACACCAAGAATTGCGACTCCGTCTACTGGGCCGACGTACGCGGCTCCATGCCCGACCTCGTCCAAGCCGTGGGACGAGCGCTGCGGATGCAGCCCGGCGAGGGCAAGGTCGCATCGCTCGTCGTGCCGGTGCTGCTCGGGCCGGGCGAGACGGCGGACAACATGCTCACCTCCCGGGCCTTCGGCGGGCTGGCCAAGCTGCTGGAGGCGCTGCGGGCGCACGACGCCAGGATCGTTGAGAGCCTCGCGGAGCAGCAGGCCCCGAGCCGCTACAAGCCCGTCCGCAAGGACGACAGCAGCAAGAGCACGGACGGGAGCGGTGAGGGCTCCGGAGGTGTCAGCGCTCCCGCCAAGGCACTGCTGAAGTTCTCCACGCCGCGCGACCCGGCTGCGCTCGCCGCGTTCATCAACCTGCGGGTCCTCAACCCGGAGCACGAGCACTGGCGGCGCGGCGTGGAGGCCGCCGTCATCTACGCCCGCGAGCACGGCGACCTCCGCGTCCCGTTCACCTTCCGGGTGCCCGCCGCCGACGACCAGGAGGCGGAAGCCGCCGGGTGGCCGGCCTCGCTCGCCAACTTCCCGCTCGGACAGTGGACCGCCGACGCGCGCCGGTTCTACGCCCGCGGCGACATGGACGAGGACCGCGTCGTCCAGCTGGAGAAGCTCGGCATGATCTGGTCGCACCACGACGTCGCGTGGAAGGAGGGCCTGTCCGCCGCGCGCGGGTGGGCTGCCGAACACGGGCACCTTCTGGCCCCGCTCGACGCCACCTTCCAGGGCGCGAAGGTCGGCATCTTCCTGAAGAACGCGCGGGCCGCCGCCCGGAAAGCCGCCGAGAACGAACAGCGGCGTGCCGAGGGGTTGCCGGTGCAGTCGGCGACCGGGGCGCTGACGGACGAGCGGCGCGAGCAGTTGGAGGAGATCGACGCCTCGTGGTGCCCGTCCTGGCCGGTGGCCTGGCAGCGGGCCTTCCACCTCGTGCGGATGCACCTGGACGCCGGTGAGACACTGCCCACCGAGGCGGGCGTCGTCATGCGCCAGGGCGAGGATCTCGGGCGGTGGGTGCAGTCGGTTCGGTTCGGGTGGGACCAGCTGACGACCGTGCAGCAGTGGATGTGCGAGCAGGTCCTCGGGATCGAGCCCGCCACCGAGGACGAGAAGCCGCCGCCGCGTCGTACGCAGGCCGACAAGTGGGCGATGAACTACGAGGCCGCCCGCCAGTTCTACGAGCGTGAGGGGCACTTCCAGGTCCCCAGGAAGCATGTCGAGCGGATCGGTGGCGAGGGCCAGGAGGAGCGGGAGTACAGGCTGGGCTCCTGGATCGGGAATCAGCGCAGCCGGGCGGCGACCCTGTCCCCGGAGCGGATGGAGCTGCTGTCCGCGATCGGGATGCGGTGGTCCTGATGGTGGGCGTCGTCGTCACCGCGGCCGCCGCGCTCGCCGTCGGCTATCTGCTCGGGCGGCTGCGCCCGTGGCGGCGGCTGGGTGACTGGGCGGCCGATCAGGTCCGCCACGCCGGGGCGTGGGTCCGGGGCGGCTTCGGCCGCCAGGCCGTCGTCGTCCTGGCCCACGCCGTCACCGCGCCGCGCACCAGCTGGCGCATCCTGCGCGCCCCGGCCACCGACACCTCGGTGCCGGCGCCCGTAAGCGATCCGGACTGAGTCGCCAACCGCACCCGCCACGACAAGGGAGACACCGCATGAGCACCGAGCAGCACGACGCCGACGCGTACGGCCAGGAGCTGGCCCGCATCAGCCACCACCAGCACGAGGCCACCGACGCGCGGTTCACGGTCTTCCAGGCCCTGGCCGCCGTCGGCATCGGACACGAGCAGGCCGACGACATCGTGGCGAAGCTGGAGGCCGGGGCGGTGGCTGGCGCACACACCTGGGTCTCCGAGAGCAGCCCCCCCGCACAAGTCCGAGGAGCGGTTCGAGGACGGCTGGTGCGCCGGTGTCCGCGACGTCGCCAGCCAGCTGCTGCGCATCGCCGACACCACCGCCACCACGGGGCGGGGGCTCGCCGCGTCCAACGCCATGTTGGTCGCGCACCTTCAGCAGTCGGCCTCTCCGGCTCCGCAGGAGGCTCCGGTGGAGGAAGCGGCCCCGGCCATGGTGCTGGACGCGGCGGACGTCCTGGCGGTGGCGGAGCGGTTCCCGTGGGCCGTGGCCGCACCGGGGGTGCGGCACTGGCCGGACGGCGGGGACTTCCTGGACGTCGCGCTGAGCGCGGTGCGCCCCGAGGAACGCGAGGGGTACATCGAGCGCCTGGAGGCGTTCGTGGAGCAGCACCGCGCCCGCCTGGAGGAGATGCTGCGCACGCACGGGCCGGGCAGCAGGCCCGCCTCGCACGGCCGGTACGCGCTGGTCGGGCAGCCCGAGACCCTGGTCATCGTGGAGCGGATGGAGACCGCGCCGTTCCTCCTGCGCGGCCAGTGGGAGAAGAAGCTGGAGACCGTCTTCCTGGACGACCTCGAGTTCGCGTGGGGGCCACGCATCCGCCTCAGCCGGTGAGGCGGTCCTCCGGGCGAGGTGGGACACCGAGGGCCCAGCAGACGTTCTGCTGGGCCCTCGGTGTCGCCGGTGCTCACGGCGTTTCAGCGGCGCCTTGCGGGGAGTTCACGCGGGCGTGGAGGTCTTGTGCCAGAAGTCGTCGAGCCTGTCGGTGCGGCTGAACTCTCGCTGTTCCCGGACCGTGATCTTGTGGGGGACAGCTGCGGCCTTGATCGTGGTGTAAGCCTCCTCGTTGAGCGAGCCCTGTTCGTGGAGGTGTTCCAAGAGCAGGGCGAGCGCGTCAGCGGTGGCGACGGACTTCTCGGTCGTGCGGGCGAGCTGCGGCTGGTTGAGCTGAGCGAATCCGGCGAGTTCGGACGGCTGGTTCTCGTCGGCGACGAGCGTCAGGTTGTGCCGCCTGACGTCGCCGTCGCCCTGCTGCCACAAGCATCGGCCGAAGCGCATACGCACAGGCGTCTCGCTTACACCGCGGCGAACGACGTCGAAGTACGAGTCGCCCTGCGTCTGGAGAAGTTCCTCCAGGCGCTCGCTTTCCTGGCCGGCGACCTCGGTGACGAGGGTCAGTACGAGAGAGTCCTTGCTGATGGACTCGTCGTACTGCACGGGCACAAGGACCATCCCGTCAGCTTCCACGGCGGATGCCTGGAGTCCCTCTACTTCCTGGATCTCCAGGTTGTAGGTGTAGATCGCAGGCCGTTCCCCCTGGGTGTAGGAGTAACGGTTGCTGGAGACCTGCCACTCGGCGTCGGGGCCCTGGAGGTACTTGGTTCCGTCGGTGGCGGCTTGGAGCTCGGCGTTCAGTTCCTCGGACGCGTCTTCGGGCACACGCATCTCCAACGCGAAGCGGCGCAGAGAGCGGCCAGTGTGAGCGGAAACGATCGAGGGAATCTCTTCGGCCTTGAGATCGCGGTCAGCACCCAGAAGGGCGAGGGAAAGTGTGGTCATACCCCCACCCTTTCACCTGGGTCCGACAAAGGGCTCTGAAGCGGAACTATGCCTGGGGTTAAGCCTGTTGTAGCGCCGGGTGGGATGCGTGCAGGGGCGGGGGTACACCGGGGAGACAGCAGCCCCAGCCCTCGGGCCCCAGGTCCTACACGCACTCCAGTTTGATGCCACGGGATCAAAGCGCCCGGCATCGCACTGGTGTGCGTGTAGGACCTGGGGCCCTTGGTGGCTCCCGTGCGGGCTACGGGGTGAGCCTGGAAGCGAGTCGGCTGTGCCAGTGGACTTCCCCGCTGGCGCAGAGGTTGGCGTGCTGGATGTACTCGGCGACGGGCTCGGACATGACCCGGGTCTGCAGGTGTCCAGGTCGGAGTAAAACTCGTCACCAGCTACACGACCTGGTCGCCGTACGTTTTGGCCTGGGTGCGCCACATGTTCGCGTACTGCCCGTCATGCTGAAGGAGGGCATCGTGGGTGCCTTCTTCGATCAGGCGTCCGCCGTCGAGGACGATGATCCGGTCTGCGCTGCGGGTGGATCCGAGGCGGTGGGTGATGAGGATGACGGTGCGGCCCGCGCTGAGGGTGCGGATGCGTTCGTAGACGGCTTCTTCGGCGAGTGGGTCGAGAGCTGAGGTGGGTTCGTCGCAGATGAGGACGGGGGCGTCGCGGTAGAAGGCGCGGGCTGCGGCGATGCGTTGCCATTGTCCGCCGGAGAGGTCGCGGCCTCCCCACCAGGAGGGGGCGAGGTTGGTGTCGAGGCCGTCGGGGAGGGTGTCCAGTACGGCGCTGGCGCCGGCTGCGTGGGCGGCGGTGTTGATGGTGGTGTCGTCTCCTGGGCCTTGGCCGAGGGTGATGTTCTCGCGGGCGGTGACGGGCCAGCGGACGAAGTCCTGGGGCAGCATCGCGAGCCGGTGCCAGATCTGTTCGGGGGCAATGTGGGTCAGGTCGGTGTCGTCCCAGGTGACGGTGCCGGTGGTGGGTGTGTAGAGCCCGGCTAGGAGTTTGGCGAGGGTCGACTTGCCGGAGCCGTTGGCGCCGACGATGGCCAGCACTTCGCCCTGGCGGACGCGGACGTCGATGTCCTGGAGGGCGGGGAGTTCGCTGCCGGGGTAGCGGAAGGTGACGTGGTGGGCTTCGACGGTCTTCGGGTTGGCGGGGGCGGGCCGGGGCTGGTCGGGGAGGGGGGTGCGGGCGGTGGTGTCGGTGAGGAAGGTGTTCCAGTCGTCCATGTACAGCCCGGTTTTGTAGGTGGTGTTGGCGCCTTGGACGAGGCCGGTGAGGAGGCGCTGGCTGGTCTGGACGGCGATGAACGCGGTGCCGGCGGCGGCGGGCGGGATGTGTCCGGTGGCGGTCAGCCACAGCAGCGCGGCGTAGACGCCGCCGGTGGCGGTGCCGGCGGCGGCGTCGCCGAGGAGCTGGTAGCGGGCGTGGGTGCGGCCGACCTGGGCGGCGGCTACTTCGAGCCGGGTGGTGATGGTACGGAAGCGGTCCAGCAGCCAGGGGCGCATGGTGTTGGCGCGGACTTCCAGGGCGCTGTCGCGTCCGGCCGTGTGGAACATCAGGGAGTGGCGCAGTCGCCGGTCTCCCAGGGTGTGGCGGTCGGTGAGGTAGGCGGCGCGGGCGGCCTGGACGGCTGCCCAGCCGCGGGGGACGACGGCGAGGAGCAGAAGGGGCAGGAGTGCGGGGTGGAGGTGGGTGAGGATGCCGGCGGCGGCGAGGAGGCCGAGGAGGGCGGTGGTGACGGTGGCGAGCGCTTCGGTCATGAGGTGGGCGTCTTTGGCGGCGCGGTTGGCGGCTTCGCTGTGGTCGCACCAGGCGGGGTCGTCGTATGCGGTGAGCGGGGCGTGGGTGGCGGCTTCGAGGTAGCGGATTTCGGCGGTGCCGTCGACGCGGGGTCCGATGCGGGCGGTGGTGGCGATGGTGAGCGCGGCGGTCAGGGAGCGTACGGATGCGGCGGCGCTGACGGTGATCAGCGAGGGCAGTGCTTGGTGCAGTCGGTCGGTGGTGGGTCCGGCGGCCAGCAGGGGTGTCAGGGCGCCGGTGGTGGCGTAGAGGCCGATGGCGGTGACGGTGCCGGAGACGAGCAGGAGCAGGCAGAGCAGGGTGCAGGCGCGGGGGTCGGCGGTCCAGGCGAGGCGGATGACGATGGAGGAGAGGCGGGGCAGGCGGCGTGCGATGGTCGTCCAGGAGGCGTCCAGTGCCCCGTCGTGGCGTTCGGCGCTGACGCTGTATTCGGGGATGACGGACTTTTGCTGCCGGGTTCGTCGGCCGCGCCGGCGGCGGATGTGGGGTTCTTCGGTGGCGGTGTCCGCCTGAGTTGTCGTCACGTCTACGGCAACGATGACCCATTCGGGTGGTCACCGTGGCGACGGGTGGCGAATGTATGTTCTGACACTCACTCTCACGGGTGTGCTTGGCTTTACACGCGGAGGGCGGGTGCGTACGGCCAGAGGCGGTCGGCCAGGTCCTGCCCGACCACTTCACCGCCCGCCTCGATCCAGGCGTGTGCGGCGGCGGGAGCGGTACGTGCTCCGATCACCCAGGTGACGCGGCGGCCGCGCAGTATCGCCGCGACGTAGGCGGCGAGTGACTCCTCCAGGCACGCTGCGCGTCCCGGCCAGAACCGTCCTGAGTGGCGGACCGCGTGAAAGAGGAGGTCGGCCTGCTCGCCGCTGGCCGCTGGGCGGTTGGTCCGGCCGAGAGCGCCGGCGACGGCGATGCTGATGCGGATGGGGGCGCAGCGCAGCAGTATCAGCGCGGTGGTGAGGCCGAGCAGGCCGGCGATTCGGTCGGCGACCCCCAGCGGGGTGTCGGCTGGCAGTGGTGGGCGGGCCTCGGGGGTGGTCGGGCTGGGCGGGGTGCTGATGTGGGCGGTGAGCAGGCCGGTGTCCCGGAGCTGGCCTGCGAGGGTTTCCAGGTCTGCGCGGACGGTGTCGCGGTTCGCGCCCTGGCGGACGAAGTGGTCGGTGAGGTCGTCGAGCGCCTGGTCGAGGGGGATCCCATCGGCGAGTTGCTTCCAGAGGTGGGCGGCGGTGGTGTTGAAGTGGCGCCACCGGCCGCGGCCGGTGCGGGTGTCCATCACTGCGGCGCTGCCGCCGGGAAGGTGGGCTGTGTAGAGCTGGGGCGTCATCCGCATGAAGAGCTCCGGTCGGTGTCGGGCTGCCACCATGTGGCCGTGACGGTGGTCGTGGGGAGGCGGGCGAGCCACAGTTCGGTGACGAGCAGCGTGTGCAGGTCGGCCAGGGGCGCGGGGGCTCCGGCGATGGCGGTGTCGAGGTCGGCTGTGGCGCGTTGGGTGTTGATCAGGCCCGCTTGTGCGAGGTGCGAGGTGGTGATGATGCGCCGTAGGACGGGTGCGTTGGCGGCCAGTCCGGTGTAGAGGCTGGTGGTGAAGGCGGTTTTGGTCTGGCGGCGCAGCAGGAAGTCGGGGACCAGTCCGGTGAAGGCCGCTTGGGCCAGGGGTTTGTACTCGCCCTCTCGCACCCGTTGGTAGCTGGGGATGTTCAGGCAGGCGTCGACGACGGCGGTGTCCAGGAACGGGGCGTGGATGGGGATGCCCCATTTCTGGCGGGCGATCGAGTCGAACATGGTGTGGCTGGCGCCCATGAATTCCAGGGCTTGCCGGTCGTGCAGGGCCGCGGGCGTCGCGTGCGGATCGGCCGCCTGGGCGCGCTGTTCGGCAAGTCCGGCCACGAGGCGGCGTCCGGCGGGGGTCAGCCAGCCGGCCGCGGAGGTCACGCTGCACCACGCGAGGTTCTGCCACCGGGCGGCGCGCTGCGCGACGAGCGGATCCGGGCCGCTGATCGTGCCCGCAAGGTGTTCCAGGGCCCGGGGGTAGGCGGTGGCCGCGGTGAGCCCCAGCTGGCGCCACACCCGCCAGGGTGCGACGCGTTGCGCCCGGGCGTAGGAAGCGGCGCCGCGCAGTGCCGGCAGACGGCCCCGCGCGAGGAACTGGTCGACGTAGTGGCTGTGCTCCGTCGCAAGGACGTTGTCGCCGCCCCGCCCCGTCAGGTGCGCCTGCGTCCCGTAGGCGGCGACGGGCGCCAGCTGGGCTTCCTTGACGGCCAGCATGCCGAGTGCGAGCGAGGGGGTGTCCGTGAATGGCAGTTCGGCGGGGTCCGCGAGACCGTCGAACTGCGCCACCCCGGTGTGCCGGGCATCGATGACCTGGTGGGTGATGCCGCCGGTTTCGGCGGCCACCCGCCGGGCGTAGAGCAGATCGTCATCGTCGGCGAGGTGGGCGTCGGTGTAGGTGACGGCCAGGACGGGACGGTTGCGTGCGGCCAGGCAGGCGACCGTCGTGCTGTCCATTCCCCCGGAGAGGTCGGCGGTGATCCGCTCGTACGCCTGCGCGCGCCGCTCGACCGCAAGGGTGAGGGCGGCGCGCAGCCGCCGCACACCTTGCTCGAAGGAATGGGGGTTCGGTTCGTTGACGGGCGCGATGTGCGGTTCGGCGTTGTCGCGCAGGATCAGGGTGTGCCCCGGCGGCACGCGCCGCACCCCTTCGAAGTGGGCTTGGCCGGACTGGGTGTCCACGCCCGTCAGAGTCAGGTCGGCCAGCAGGACCGGCAGGTTCGCTCCGGTCCCGGCCAGAGCGGCCAGTGCGGCGGCCGCCGTGGACCACCAGAGCACGCCGTCGTGGCGGAGCCAGTACACCGGGATCACGCCCGCGCGGTCTCCGGCCACCCGGAGCTCGCCGTCGGCCCACATGAGAGACAGGTGGGCGCCCGGCAGTCGCACGGCGGGCCCGAGATCTCCGGCGCGTGCCGCGGCCAGGGCCGCACGTTGTTCGGCCTGGCCGGCCAGGCAGTGCCCGGCCGTCACGAGCAAGGCATCGGTGCCGTCCGACGCCGCCCAGGCTTCTGTCTCCCCAGCGCCGTGGCCGATCGCCCACGCCCGGGTCCGGGGGCGGTTGAGTATCTCGGTGCCGGCGCGCGGCCGGACCCCGGCGCTGCTGGATTCGGTGCTGGCTGTGAACTTCCCGGCGACGAAGCGCACCATCACCGGCCCTCCCTTCGCTCGTGCATCGTGTGGTGCACAGGAAGCGCCCGGGACGACCGGCTGAGGTCGTCCCGGGCGCAGATCTCACTGGCGGGTGACCGCGTTACCGGTCAGTGCCAGTACTCGGTGTCGTCCTGCCCGTCCTTCTTGTTGGTGCCGAGGGTGGCGCCGGTGACGGTGCCCAGCTCGGTCAGCTCGGGCGCGGCGTAGATCTCGGTGTCGGTGTTCTCCACGGGGGACCTCCAAGAGAGTGTGGAGCCGGCCGCCCGGCCCGTTGGCCGGACGGATTCGTGCCGGGCCGTCGAATCTGCGTCTGGTCGAACCGCTCGGCCCGCTCCCAAGACAAACGCTCCGCACCACCGGGGTGAAGACCCTCGGACGGTGTGTGCGGTGTACCCGGTGGATACACCCGCGACGGTGTAGGAGCGCCAACTGGTGTTCTTACACCAGTTGTTGGGATGCGCGCCCGCCCGTTTCGGGGTGGGTGGTGTTACCGTCCGAAGATGACGTCCCGGTCCGGAGGGGAGCTCCATGGAGCAGCTCGCTGAGGCGACCGCGCCCAATCCGCTCGCCGAGCTGATGAACCAGATCGGGCTGAGGCCCGAACAGCTCGTCGCCCGGATCAACGAGCTTCGCCATCGGCGCGGTTCGCATCCTCTGGACCTCAAGAGCGCCTATCCGTGGCTGCGCGGCCAGCCCTCGCGTCCGAACCAGGAGAACGAGCGGGACGCCCTCACGGTCCTGAGTTCCCGCGCCGGCCGCACGGTCACCGCCGCGGAGCTCAGTTGGAGCGGACCGCGCAGACGGCCGCATCGCCGATGGCTCGACTCCCCCGGCGATGCGCCCATGGACGCGCTGCTCCGCGAGATCATTCAGGGAGACCCTATGGACCGCAGAAATCTGCTCCTGCTCGCCGGAGCCGCCGCGACCGCCCCGGGGCTCGCGCTCCTCATCGGGAACGGTTCCGCTCAAGCGGCCGAGCGCGGCGGTCGGCTCTCCTCCCAGCTGGTGGGCGGGATCGAGAACTCCGTGCGTGAGCTGCGCGAGCTGGACGACACCGACGGAAGCACCGCCGGCCTGCTCTGGGCAGGCGGGCTGTGGCAGAGCGTCGCCAGAGTCGTCGCCCACGCCCGTGACGACAGCCCCACAGGCCGCCGCCTGCACACCGCCTTCGTCGAACTGTCGGAGCAGTACGGGTGGATGCTCTTCGACGCCGACCTGCACCCCCAGGCGCAGCGCGTCTACCAGACCGGTATGTGCCTGGCCCGCGAAGCCGCTCCCTCACCCGACACACGCTTCGCGACCAGCAATCTGCTGGCGTCCGCCGGCTACCAGGCGTCCTGGCTCAGCCAGCATTCCGAGGCAAGGACGTTCCTGGACGTCGCCGGACGTGACCCCGGCGGTCTCCCGCCCCGCCTGGGCGCGGTCATCGCCGAACGCCAGATCTTCGCCGCGGGCCGCCGGGGGGACACGGAACAGCTGCGCCGTGCCCGCGACACCGCCCACAACCTGCTGGACAAGGCCGGCGGTGACGGACC
Coding sequences within:
- a CDS encoding DEAD/DEAH box helicase; translated protein: MDLRPLQRQAVDAALRVLEPPDRTLLPERGLRTQVVMATGSGKTLVAARVAEELHAGRVLVLVPSLDLLAQTEAAWREGGRRGPMIGVSSLRGEEVSFPNTTDVDELVEWTRGLDKVTVYATYASLGLGTLERAHAGGLAAWDLIVVDEAHRVSGRIGKPWAVVHDNQKIPSLRRLYMTATPRLWQLGDEDEAGAPGELVASMDDDPEGPFGSRCFTLTLSEAIDRGICARYQVVCVDVTDTALQAAQLLGAESRSAEVRGARLAALQTALVKASAEENFRRTLVFHHVVKEAEAFAAGLPDVAAQLHASDPELYPKTIWADWLCGDHKPLHRRRLLGEFAAGIAADGAVVEKCFLCSVKVLGEGVDTKNCDSVYWADVRGSMPDLVQAVGRALRMQPGEGKVASLVVPVLLGPGETADNMLTSRAFGGLAKLLEALRAHDARIVESLAEQQAPSRYKPVRKDDSSKSTDGSGEGSGGVSAPAKALLKFSTPRDPAALAAFINLRVLNPEHEHWRRGVEAAVIYAREHGDLRVPFTFRVPAADDQEAEAAGWPASLANFPLGQWTADARRFYARGDMDEDRVVQLEKLGMIWSHHDVAWKEGLSAARGWAAEHGHLLAPLDATFQGAKVGIFLKNARAAARKAAENEQRRAEGLPVQSATGALTDERREQLEEIDASWCPSWPVAWQRAFHLVRMHLDAGETLPTEAGVVMRQGEDLGRWVQSVRFGWDQLTTVQQWMCEQVLGIEPATEDEKPPPRRTQADKWAMNYEAARQFYEREGHFQVPRKHVERIGGEGQEEREYRLGSWIGNQRSRAATLSPERMELLSAIGMRWS
- a CDS encoding ABC transporter ATP-binding protein, coding for MTTTQADTATEEPHIRRRRGRRTRQQKSVIPEYSVSAERHDGALDASWTTIARRLPRLSSIVIRLAWTADPRACTLLCLLLLVSGTVTAIGLYATTGALTPLLAAGPTTDRLHQALPSLITVSAAASVRSLTAALTIATTARIGPRVDGTAEIRYLEAATHAPLTAYDDPAWCDHSEAANRAAKDAHLMTEALATVTTALLGLLAAAGILTHLHPALLPLLLLAVVPRGWAAVQAARAAYLTDRHTLGDRRLRHSLMFHTAGRDSALEVRANTMRPWLLDRFRTITTRLEVAAAQVGRTHARYQLLGDAAAGTATGGVYAALLWLTATGHIPPAAAGTAFIAVQTSQRLLTGLVQGANTTYKTGLYMDDWNTFLTDTTARTPLPDQPRPAPANPKTVEAHHVTFRYPGSELPALQDIDVRVRQGEVLAIVGANGSGKSTLAKLLAGLYTPTTGTVTWDDTDLTHIAPEQIWHRLAMLPQDFVRWPVTARENITLGQGPGDDTTINTAAHAAGASAVLDTLPDGLDTNLAPSWWGGRDLSGGQWQRIAAARAFYRDAPVLICDEPTSALDPLAEEAVYERIRTLSAGRTVILITHRLGSTRSADRIIVLDGGRLIEEGTHDALLQHDGQYANMWRTQAKTYGDQVV
- a CDS encoding lasso peptide biosynthesis B2 protein, yielding MRMTPQLYTAHLPGGSAAVMDTRTGRGRWRHFNTTAAHLWKQLADGIPLDQALDDLTDHFVRQGANRDTVRADLETLAGQLRDTGLLTAHISTPPSPTTPEARPPLPADTPLGVADRIAGLLGLTTALILLRCAPIRISIAVAGALGRTNRPAASGEQADLLFHAVRHSGRFWPGRAACLEESLAAYVAAILRGRRVTWVIGARTAPAAAHAWIEAGGEVVGQDLADRLWPYAPALRV
- a CDS encoding albusnodin/ikarugamycin family macrolactam cyclase — encoded protein: MVRFVAGKFTASTESSSAGVRPRAGTEILNRPRTRAWAIGHGAGETEAWAASDGTDALLVTAGHCLAGQAEQRAALAAARAGDLGPAVRLPGAHLSLMWADGELRVAGDRAGVIPVYWLRHDGVLWWSTAAAALAALAGTGANLPVLLADLTLTGVDTQSGQAHFEGVRRVPPGHTLILRDNAEPHIAPVNEPNPHSFEQGVRRLRAALTLAVERRAQAYERITADLSGGMDSTTVACLAARNRPVLAVTYTDAHLADDDDLLYARRVAAETGGITHQVIDARHTGVAQFDGLADPAELPFTDTPSLALGMLAVKEAQLAPVAAYGTQAHLTGRGGDNVLATEHSHYVDQFLARGRLPALRGAASYARAQRVAPWRVWRQLGLTAATAYPRALEHLAGTISGPDPLVAQRAARWQNLAWCSVTSAAGWLTPAGRRLVAGLAEQRAQAADPHATPAALHDRQALEFMGASHTMFDSIARQKWGIPIHAPFLDTAVVDACLNIPSYQRVREGEYKPLAQAAFTGLVPDFLLRRQTKTAFTTSLYTGLAANAPVLRRIITTSHLAQAGLINTQRATADLDTAIAGAPAPLADLHTLLVTELWLARLPTTTVTATWWQPDTDRSSSCG
- a CDS encoding XRE family transcriptional regulator; amino-acid sequence: MEQLAEATAPNPLAELMNQIGLRPEQLVARINELRHRRGSHPLDLKSAYPWLRGQPSRPNQENERDALTVLSSRAGRTVTAAELSWSGPRRRPHRRWLDSPGDAPMDALLREIIQGDPMDRRNLLLLAGAAATAPGLALLIGNGSAQAAERGGRLSSQLVGGIENSVRELRELDDTDGSTAGLLWAGGLWQSVARVVAHARDDSPTGRRLHTAFVELSEQYGWMLFDADLHPQAQRVYQTGMCLAREAAPSPDTRFATSNLLASAGYQASWLSQHSEARTFLDVAGRDPGGLPPRLGAVIAERQIFAAGRRGDTEQLRRARDTAHNLLDKAGGDGPWWSRWLSHHAIDAVTGRAWLAAQDPRAAEPYLTRSLTATDDAFPRDRMLAVLDLADTRRLQGEPHAALALTHEAAALAEQVHSPRAQNRLREITTALPPHTQG